TGACCTGCCTATCTCCACCCACATAGTCGCCCCCTATGAACACAGCTGGTAAGTTCTGACACCCGAGCTGCTGCAATGCTCTTTCAATTTGCTGGCCATTTGGAATTTGATCGAGCTCATAAACTGTAGGATTTGCTCCGAATCCACGTACCAGTGTCTTAATGGAGTGACACATATCACAGGTGCTCTTGCTGAAGATCACCAATGGCCTCTCAGCAACCAGTCTTGTCACTGCATCCATGGATAGCTTAGCTAGCTATACGATTAAACAGGAGTAATCTGAGTTGGAAAATGTGTTAGTTTCTCAAGAGAACTAGAAGGCTCGAGTGAGGAACTTGAAACCCATGAGACCCCTTTTATAC
The sequence above is a segment of the Manihot esculenta cultivar AM560-2 chromosome 5, M.esculenta_v8, whole genome shotgun sequence genome. Coding sequences within it:
- the LOC110615985 gene encoding monothiol glutaredoxin-S6, translated to MDAVTRLVAERPLVIFSKSTCDMCHSIKTLVRGFGANPTVYELDQIPNGQQIERALQQLGCQNLPAVFIGGDYVGGDRQVMSLLLKNQLGALLKRAGAIWVWNDS